Below is a genomic region from Gammaproteobacteria bacterium.
GGATCGTAGTAGACCTGTACCGCTTCGGTATGCCCCGTCCCGCCGGCGGAGACCTGTTTGTAGGTTGGATTTGGTACATGTCCTCCGCTGTATCCGGAAATCACCTCCACCACACCCGGAAGTTTTTCAAAGTCCGATTCCACGCACCAGAAACAACCACCGGCAAATGTGGCCACTGCGTACTTAGGCTCAATGGTTGTTACCCCCTTCTCCATCACGCCACCCGCAACTACCTGCCACAGACCCAAAGCACCTACTACCACAAGAATAGAAATAGCTACTGTTTTCATAATCTTTTCCTCACGAAAATTGATTCAAAACCGCGCGGCGAGATAGGGAAGCCTATCTCATCGCACGCGAGATCCACCCACCGGTGGCCTGCAGAGGCACTTGGTCTCCCACTCGGCTCACCCACACGGCCAGAGCTAACCGTTTAGCGTTCACCTTTTCAACAGATGGAAGCGGTAACTGCCAGTGGGCGTCCGGCGACTGCATGGTGACGTGCCTCAGCACCACGAACTCCTGTTTCAACGTTCGCCCCCGATTCTCTCCGGCGATGATTTTCGATTGCAGACCTGTACCGAGCAGGGCGAGGTTGAGCACCAGCGGGTGTTGACTACTGTCAGTTCTCTGATACTGTGCCGTTACCCGCCCGCCTTTTAGTTCGACGGTCAAATTGCCGGCAGGTGCATCCGCTACATCGGGGTTCCGCCTGTCAAACCAACCCCGCCACTCGTGACCATTGACCACAAAACCTGGCGTGTAGACCGTGCTGATATCGCCCTTTGCCTGGTAGCGGTACTGTCGAGCCGAGTATTCTTGCTGGGCGAACCTGTCCTTCCAACCCAGGTAATCCCAGTAGTCCACGTGGAATGCCAGCGGCACGATCTCCTTCCATAGGCGCGGGTCCTGCTTCAGCCGAGCCAACCATGCCTCTGCCGGTGGGCAACTGCTGCAGCCCTCGGAAGTAAAAAGCTCGTACAGTGCGACGCGGCGGTCGCCGCTATTGAAGCTGAAGCTTTCAGCCATGGCGTTAGAAGATGCCAGCCAAGCAACACCAGCCACCAAGGCAATACCGATATTCTGCGTGACGCTGCGCTGATATGACGTACAAATTGATTTAAAGTATTGAACCATCGCCATTACCCCGCTATTCATCTGCACGAACTTCGTGCCTGGAATATCAAGTATCGGGCAGTGGAATTACAGCGACGTCACAAAATATTCACAATTTGATAACAGAAGCGGGATTTGTCTAAGTTCGTGGGTATCAGGTAGGGGCCAAAGGCAACTCAAAGGTGAATGTCGCACCGTTCCGCGGGGCGTTTGCAGCCCAAATTACACCGT
It encodes:
- a CDS encoding DUF1223 domain-containing protein; translated protein: MNSGVMAMVQYFKSICTSYQRSVTQNIGIALVAGVAWLASSNAMAESFSFNSGDRRVALYELFTSEGCSSCPPAEAWLARLKQDPRLWKEIVPLAFHVDYWDYLGWKDRFAQQEYSARQYRYQAKGDISTVYTPGFVVNGHEWRGWFDRRNPDVADAPAGNLTVELKGGRVTAQYQRTDSSQHPLVLNLALLGTGLQSKIIAGENRGRTLKQEFVVLRHVTMQSPDAHWQLPLPSVEKVNAKRLALAVWVSRVGDQVPLQATGGWISRAMR